One Trichoplusia ni isolate ovarian cell line Hi5 chromosome 6, tn1, whole genome shotgun sequence DNA segment encodes these proteins:
- the LOC113495156 gene encoding uncharacterized protein K02A2.6-like, producing MAHSRQDAEIQAVKNGLYSNQWNDLTKGYKIFQDELCFYQDILLRGTKIVMPQKLRDPTLRIAHEGHPGICAMKTRLRTKVWWPKCDRDAENFCKACKSCVLVSTPNPPNPMKRRELPSEPWVDTAVDLMGPLPSNDYIFVIVDYYSRYKEVKVCRTITSSEIINQLKDIFSRLGNPVSITADNGRQFTSEDFKLFCSERNIKLYNTKLYWPQQNGEVERQNRDILKRLKIAQAEKKNWKESLREYMAAIQRQLPMIQDMTYSSEDSEMRDRDKELKEKGKEYADRKRRAVESELNIGEKVYVKSMHKSNKLSLNYEPISHTVESNKNGDVELRNDNTGQVVRRNILHLKRVEGQWKVDNGTEDIDAEHSNKSETDSD from the exons ATGGCACATTCACGTCAAGATGCGGAGATACAAGCAGTTAAGAATGGCCTTTACAGCAACCAGTGGAACGATCTTACCAAAGGCTATAAAATATTCCAAGACGAGTTGTGTTTTTATCAAGACATCCTGTTAAGAGGGACTAAGATCGTAATGCCACAAAAACTCCGAGATCCGACATTGCGTATTGCACATGAGGGCCACCCAGGCATATGTGCCATGAAAACTAGACTGAGGACTAAGGTCTGGTGGCCAAAATGTGATAGAGATGCCGAGAACTTTTGCAAGGCGTGCAAAAGTTGTGTTTTGGTCTCGACTCCCAATCCTCCTAACCCCATGAAAAGGAGAGAGCTACCTTCGGAACCATGGGTGGACACCGCAGTGGACCTGATGGGCCCACTACCTAGTAATGACTACATCTTCGTAATCGTGGACTATTACTCTCGATACAAGGAAGTGAAGGTTTGTCGGACAATTACGAGCTCAGAAATTATCAACCAACTGAAGGACATTTTCAGTAGATTAGGTAATCCAGTGTCCATCACGGCCGACAACGGTCGTCAATTTACCAGCGAGGATTTCAAACTTTTTTGCTCCGAAAGAAACATCAAGCTTTATAACACCAAACTCTACTGGCCCCAACAAAACGGAGAAGTGGAGAGACAAAATAGGGACATCTTAAAACGCCTCAAGATCGCACAGGCTGAGAAGAAAAATTGGAAAGAGTCTCTCCGGGAGTATATG GCGGCAATTCAGAGACAATTACCGATGATACAAGATATGACGTACAGCTCGGAAGACTCGGAGATGAGAGATAGAGACAAAGAATTAAAAGAGAAAGGAAAGGAGTATGCAGATAGGAAAAGGCGAGCAGTGGAAAGTGAATTGAATATAGGGGAGAAGGTCTACGTAAAGAGTATgcataaaagtaacaaattgaGCCTCAATTATGAGCCAATATCACATACCGTTGAGTCCAACAAAAACGGAGATGTAGAATTGCGCAATGATAACACAGGCCAAGTAGTTAGACGAAACATTCTGCACCTAAAGCGAGTAGAAGGACAGTGGAAGGTAGATAACGGAACTGAAGATATAGATGCAGAACATTCAAACAAGAGTGAAACCGATTctgattaa